GAATTTAGAATATGAGTTCTTTTTGAATAAATATAAAGGCTTAAATTTGGATATTCAAAACTTAACTCCTTCATCCAATGGTAAATACTGGTTTTTAACACCGTCAGCAAAAGTTAAATTACATCAAGTCGAGGTGCTTAAAAATGGCAAAACCCCAAAGTTAAATATAGACGCCACAGATTATACTGAGTCACTATTTAGTAGTGGGGGAGCTATACTCGATATTTTAGAATATCCAAAGAACACAGTTTGGGTTATCAATGATCAATTTGAATTATTAAAGTTAAAATTGAATTCCGATCTAAAGGTTGTGGAATCCGAAAAAATATTACTTGTTCAAAATATAGGCAAGGAGCAATTAAAAGAGCAAGGCACTGTTAATATGGTTGCGGATAAAGAAGGCAGGATTTGGATTGCTGGAAATGGGTTGCTTTTGAATTATAATACAGAATTAAGAGAGAGCAATAATTTGTCCAGAAATAATCAGCTAAAAGGTTTATTAACTAATCTAGATATTCAAGAAATCTTTGTTGATAATTCAAATATCCTATGGATGGGCACTCTAAATAACGGTTTGTATAAAATGGATTTAGATAATCATACATTTTATAATTCAACGGAATATCTAAACTCCCAAGAATCACAAGATTTATTTAAATCTCCAATACATTCAATGTGTGAGGACGAAAGAGGAAATCTTTGGTTTGGAACACAAGACGGTAACATAGTGGCCTTAAGGAAAAATGCTTTGAAAAATAATTTTTCAAAGTCTCCTATAGCTTATACTTATCAAGTAACTGGAAAAAAATTAGACAAAGTATTTCAAAAACCTCAAATAAAACGCTTAATGAGCGATAGGGAGGGGGCTATTTGGGCTGGTTCTTTAAATGGATTATTTAAGTTTAAGTACGACGAGACATCCCAATCATTTGAAGTTAAAAAAATCGATAGTATTAAAGATAATTTCGGGAATATTATTGACAAGCCAGTTTTTGCCATAGAAGAAGATAGAAAAGGTAATATATGGTTTGGAGCATGGGAGAAAGGTTTGGTAAAAATGACCTTTAATAAACAAAGAAATTCGCATCAATCTGTTATTTATAGTGCTTCGAATAGGGATTCCACCAGTTTGTCAAACAATAATATTCGAGACATATTAGAGGATACTCAAGGTAATATCTGGGTAGGAACTATTAAAGGACTCAACAAATTAAAACGATCTGAATCGGGAAAAGTAACATTTGAAAAGATTTTCAGCAAATCAGAAGGTTCTAATACTTTGAGTAGTGCTCATGTATTGGATATTCATCAAGCCCAAAATGGAGCTATATATGTTGGCACTTATGGAGGCGGATTAAATCGATTAAATTATTCTAGTAAGGGTAATTTAGAATTCACTAACTATACTGTTAAAAATGGTTTGCCCAGTGATGTTGTATACCAAATAAGAGAAGATTTTGAAGGAAATATTTGGTTAATGCATACTAGAAAAATTTCTAAGCTAAACCCTAGTACTGGAGAAGTAATATATTTTGAAAAGAATAATGGATTTAACGTTGATGAATTTAAGGAAAACGCAATGGAGTTTACATCGTCTGGGACAATGCTATGCGGAGGAGTTAACGGATTTACTTTTTTTCAACCCAATAAAATAATTGTAAACAACCTGGAACCTCAGATGACGATTACAGACTTTAAACTTTTGAATGAGTCCGTTAGAGTTAATGAAGTATTTGATGGCCGTGTAATTCTTTCCGATGGTATAAATAAAACGAATAGAATTGAGTTACCATATCATTTAAATTCTTTTGAGTTTGTTTTTTCAAGTATGCATTTTTCCAATCCGGAAAGTAATAGATATAAATTTATTTTAGAAGGGTTTGAAGAGAATGCTCGCACAACTATAGGTAATGAGCGTAGGTTTGCATCTTATACGAATGTTCCTCCAGGTAAATATATCTTTAAGGTCTATGGCTCTAATAGTTCTGGTATTTGGAATAATGATCCTAAAGAAGTACTGATTGTAATCACTCCCCCTTGGTACTTAACTCCCCTTGCGATTCTGTTTTTCATAGCTATCTGTATTGCAATTCTTTATATAATTAATAAGGTTAGATGGAATCAAATAAAACTGAAAAATGATCTTAAATTAGAGAGTGCTTTACATGAAAAAGCAGAAGAAATAAATCAGATGAAGCTGCTTTTTTTTACTAATATTTCTCATGAATTAAGAACTCCACTTACTTTGATTATCGGGCCTCTTCAACAAATTATGGAAGGCCACACCGATCCTAAATATCTAAAGCGTTTAAATGGGATTATGTACAAGAATTCAACTCGTTTACTAAGGTTAATCAATCAATTACTTGATTTTAGAAAGGCAGAATCGGGTAATGTAAACCTAATAGTAGAACACGGGGATTTGGTAGTTTTTTTGGAGGAAATTTACAATGCTTTTGAAGAGATTGCTATTGAAAGGAATGTGGGTTTTACTTTTAAGACCAAAGAAAAGGATTTGGGTGCTTGGTTCGATAATGATAAAATGGAAAAGATATTGTATAACCTATTATCCAATTCTTTTAAATTCACTCCGCCAAATAGAAATATCGAATTGTTGCTAAAAAAAGAAACTGTCGATGGAAAAGAGTCTGCAGTTATTCAAGTTGTAGATGAGGGAATAGGGATAGCTAGTGAAGATTTGATAAATGTTTTTGAAAGGTTTTATCAAGTTAAAAAAGAAAGTGATATGATACAGATGGGGTCGGGTTTAGGATTGGCATTTACAAAACGATTAATTGAAGTTCATAGAGGTAATATCAGTATCAACAGCTCTACTGAAAGGGGTACAACTTGTACTGTTTCGATCCCGATTTCAAAATCTGAATATGAATCCGATGCTACGTTAGAAATGCAAACAAAGCAACACAACTTTAGTTTTGTTAAAAATGAAATTAAAGACTTTAAGGATCTTTTAGCAGCACCATCTAAAAGAGTAAAAGAAGTTAAGCACTCAAAAGAGACACCAACTCTATTAGTGGTAGAAGATAATACTGGACTTCGGGAATACATCTCTGATTATTTTGAAGACCATTATAAAGTTTTAAGTGCTAAAGATGGCGAGGAAGGCTTGAAGGTTGCTTTTGAGAAATCACCAGACCTTATTATTACGGACTTAATGATGCCAAAAATGGGAGGTATAGAGATGTGTAAAATAATTAAAAGTGATATAAACACAAGTCATATACCTGTAATTATACTCACGGCAAAATCTGGCTTAGAAAATGAAAAGGAAGGTCTAGAAACAGGTGCAGATGAGTTTGTTTTAAAGCCATTTAATATGGAAGTTTTAAGACTACGGGTAAATAATATTTTACAAACCAAACAGCAATGGACCGAGAAGTTTAAGACAGAACCTACCTCTTCTACTTGGAAAGAACTGTCAAGTAACTTGGATAAAGAGTTTTTGAAAAAATCTTTAAAAATCATTAGGGAAAATATAGATAACTCAGATTACTCAGGAGAAGATTTTGCTATAGACATCGGGATGAGTCGGTCTGGGCTATTTAAAAAAATAAAATCAATTACAGGGCAATCTACTACTGAGTTTATAAGAACTATTAGAATTAAGCGAGCTGCTAACCTCATAACTACTTGTAAGTACTCAATAACCGAAGTCGTTTTTATGGTTGGTTTTACAGACCCAAAATATTTTAGGACATGTTTTAAAAAGCAATTCGGAAAAACTCCCAGCGACTATTTGAAAGCCTTCAAAGAAAGTGTTTTATGAAAAACTAGCCTACCCAGCATGCAAATTCAAGTTTGTCTTAATTTAATTCTAGAGTCACAGTACTCAAGTTATCTAGATTTAGGGCGTAGGCTGGAATTTCGAAAAGAACACTCAACCCAAAATAATTGGCACTACATATCATAAAATAAAAGAATTACCTCAATTGTTTCATATAACCTCTAGCTCTATCAACTTCAAAAGAGCCTATACATGACTCCGTAGTAGCTAAATTTGAGTGTCCAAGATCCTTTGAAATAAATACATTAGGAGCTTCGGATTGAAGTAAGATAATTGCAAAGCTATGTCTAGAAATATGTAGAGACTCGGCTTCTTATACTATGATTAATAGGGAACAATTTATTAATGAGCTTAATGTTTTCGTAAAAATATCTATTGGAAAACCTTTTGGTTTTATTGATGACGTTTTCGTTCATCCTTCACTCCTTACTAAATACAACCTAAAGGGCGGAACGGTCATGCGATCAAATTATACAATTGTGATAAAAAGAAATGGTGTTGGAAGTTTATTTGATGATATTGGCTATTTCGGAGTGGCCATGCCAGTGATTTCGGAGTAATGGTGCCACTTTATAAGATCGTGTAATGATACATAAAAATCATTATTCTTGTTTTAAATATTACTTTTCTAAATGACTCTCCTTTGAGGTCAATTCTATGATCGGATCAGAATCTAAAATCCACTAGAAGTCGATCGTGACTCCGAAATGATTAAGGCTGCTTCATTCTTGGAGGATGATTCACCAAGTAGAAATTGCCACCTCATGAGATGGATTAAATCGAATCTTGCAGTGAAAGTA
This portion of the Spirosomataceae bacterium TFI 002 genome encodes:
- a CDS encoding Signal transduction histidine kinase, whose translation is MASIVRKCFLVGILLLQSTSIFSQWRLNAIAGEEGLSHNTVTSIIQDEDGYLWFGTFNGINKYDGYSMKQYNYSLNAEGLSSNVIFKLFEDKKGYLWAGTTAGLNRINPNTGNIDVYFKGDDEPRYTGQNNIQQSKSGIFFINTIKGIKFFEIDGSGNLEYEFFLNKYKGLNLDIQNLTPSSNGKYWFLTPSAKVKLHQVEVLKNGKTPKLNIDATDYTESLFSSGGAILDILEYPKNTVWVINDQFELLKLKLNSDLKVVESEKILLVQNIGKEQLKEQGTVNMVADKEGRIWIAGNGLLLNYNTELRESNNLSRNNQLKGLLTNLDIQEIFVDNSNILWMGTLNNGLYKMDLDNHTFYNSTEYLNSQESQDLFKSPIHSMCEDERGNLWFGTQDGNIVALRKNALKNNFSKSPIAYTYQVTGKKLDKVFQKPQIKRLMSDREGAIWAGSLNGLFKFKYDETSQSFEVKKIDSIKDNFGNIIDKPVFAIEEDRKGNIWFGAWEKGLVKMTFNKQRNSHQSVIYSASNRDSTSLSNNNIRDILEDTQGNIWVGTIKGLNKLKRSESGKVTFEKIFSKSEGSNTLSSAHVLDIHQAQNGAIYVGTYGGGLNRLNYSSKGNLEFTNYTVKNGLPSDVVYQIREDFEGNIWLMHTRKISKLNPSTGEVIYFEKNNGFNVDEFKENAMEFTSSGTMLCGGVNGFTFFQPNKIIVNNLEPQMTITDFKLLNESVRVNEVFDGRVILSDGINKTNRIELPYHLNSFEFVFSSMHFSNPESNRYKFILEGFEENARTTIGNERRFASYTNVPPGKYIFKVYGSNSSGIWNNDPKEVLIVITPPWYLTPLAILFFIAICIAILYIINKVRWNQIKLKNDLKLESALHEKAEEINQMKLLFFTNISHELRTPLTLIIGPLQQIMEGHTDPKYLKRLNGIMYKNSTRLLRLINQLLDFRKAESGNVNLIVEHGDLVVFLEEIYNAFEEIAIERNVGFTFKTKEKDLGAWFDNDKMEKILYNLLSNSFKFTPPNRNIELLLKKETVDGKESAVIQVVDEGIGIASEDLINVFERFYQVKKESDMIQMGSGLGLAFTKRLIEVHRGNISINSSTERGTTCTVSIPISKSEYESDATLEMQTKQHNFSFVKNEIKDFKDLLAAPSKRVKEVKHSKETPTLLVVEDNTGLREYISDYFEDHYKVLSAKDGEEGLKVAFEKSPDLIITDLMMPKMGGIEMCKIIKSDINTSHIPVIILTAKSGLENEKEGLETGADEFVLKPFNMEVLRLRVNNILQTKQQWTEKFKTEPTSSTWKELSSNLDKEFLKKSLKIIRENIDNSDYSGEDFAIDIGMSRSGLFKKIKSITGQSTTEFIRTIRIKRAANLITTCKYSITEVVFMVGFTDPKYFRTCFKKQFGKTPSDYLKAFKESVL